A genomic window from Corynebacterium fournieri includes:
- a CDS encoding ABC-F family ATP-binding cassette domain-containing protein: MANLINLENVSKTWGLKTLLDGVSLGVQTGQRIGIVGVNGGGKTTLLEVLTGIEPPDAGRVSHTSDLRMAVVTQRFSLDDALTVGQAVVEPLGLQTFEWASNAKVREVLQGTGVAELGLDTPVGQLSGGERRRVNLAAALVQDLDLVVLDEPTNHLDVEGVQWLADHLMGRKVAVVVVTHDRWFLDTVATLTWEVHDGAVDVYEGGYNDWTFARAERARQADAIEQRRQNLARKELAWLRRGAPARTSKPRYRIEAAEALIKDVPPPRDTVELMAFSKQRQGRVVIELEDARIDAPDGRTLVDHLTWRLAPGERIGLVGVNGSGKTTLLRTLAGEYPLAAGKRIEGQTTRIGWLRQELDDLDPERRVIDAVEDVAAYISLGKKELSASQLAERLGFSPKRQRTPVRDLSGGERRRLQLTRVLMDEPNVLLLDEPTNDLDIDTLQELENLLDSWPGTLVVISHDRYLIERIADNTYALFGDGKLTNLPGGIQQYLDTRAAQATQTGPLDLGEGKPEDVEKRLSSQEERELRKKMNALERKIAKEGERADALESEIAALSEAGDFEAIGAKTKELAEVKDTRDELEMEWLELGEQLEG; the protein is encoded by the coding sequence ATGGCTAACCTGATCAACCTGGAAAACGTCTCCAAAACGTGGGGGCTGAAAACGCTGCTCGACGGTGTCTCCCTCGGCGTGCAAACCGGCCAGCGCATCGGCATCGTCGGCGTCAACGGCGGCGGCAAGACCACGCTGCTCGAGGTGCTCACCGGCATCGAGCCGCCAGACGCCGGACGCGTTTCGCACACCAGCGACCTGCGCATGGCCGTGGTCACCCAGCGCTTTTCGCTTGACGACGCCCTGACGGTCGGCCAAGCCGTCGTCGAGCCGCTGGGCTTGCAGACCTTCGAATGGGCCTCCAACGCTAAGGTCCGCGAGGTTCTGCAGGGCACCGGCGTGGCCGAGCTTGGCCTGGACACACCGGTGGGGCAGCTCTCTGGCGGCGAGCGCCGCCGCGTCAACCTCGCCGCGGCGCTCGTGCAGGATTTGGACCTGGTGGTGCTGGACGAGCCAACGAACCACCTCGACGTCGAAGGCGTGCAGTGGCTCGCCGACCACCTGATGGGCCGCAAGGTCGCCGTCGTGGTGGTCACCCACGACCGCTGGTTCTTGGACACCGTGGCCACCTTGACCTGGGAGGTCCACGACGGCGCTGTCGACGTCTACGAAGGCGGCTACAACGACTGGACCTTCGCCCGCGCCGAACGCGCCCGCCAAGCCGACGCGATCGAGCAGCGCCGCCAGAACCTCGCCCGCAAGGAGCTGGCGTGGCTGCGCCGCGGGGCGCCGGCGCGCACCTCCAAGCCGCGCTACCGCATCGAGGCCGCCGAGGCCCTGATCAAGGACGTTCCGCCGCCGCGCGACACCGTCGAGCTGATGGCCTTTTCCAAGCAGCGCCAGGGTCGCGTGGTCATCGAGCTGGAAGACGCCCGCATCGACGCCCCGGACGGGCGCACCCTTGTCGACCACCTCACCTGGAGGTTGGCGCCCGGCGAGCGCATCGGCCTCGTCGGCGTCAACGGTTCCGGCAAAACCACCCTGCTGCGCACGCTCGCCGGCGAGTATCCGCTGGCCGCCGGGAAACGGATTGAAGGGCAGACCACCCGCATCGGCTGGCTGCGCCAAGAGCTCGACGACCTCGATCCGGAGCGCCGCGTCATCGACGCTGTCGAAGATGTGGCCGCCTACATCTCCCTCGGCAAGAAGGAACTGTCGGCCTCCCAACTCGCGGAGCGTCTCGGCTTTTCTCCGAAGCGCCAGCGCACCCCCGTGCGCGACCTCTCCGGCGGCGAGCGGCGCCGCCTCCAACTCACGCGCGTGCTCATGGACGAGCCGAACGTGCTGCTTCTCGACGAGCCCACCAACGACCTGGACATCGACACCCTCCAAGAGCTGGAAAACCTCCTCGACTCCTGGCCCGGCACACTGGTGGTCATCTCCCACGACCGCTACCTCATCGAGCGCATCGCCGATAACACCTACGCCCTGTTCGGCGACGGAAAGCTGACCAACTTGCCCGGCGGCATCCAGCAGTACCTGGACACCCGAGCCGCGCAGGCAACCCAGACTGGGCCCTTGGACCTGGGGGAGGGTAAACCGGAGGACGTCGAGAAGCGTTTAAGCTCCCAGGAAGAGCGCGAGCTGCGCAAGAAGATGAATGCGCTGGAGCGCAAGATCGCGAAGGAAGGCGAACGCGCCGACGCGCTCGAATCCGAGATCGCGGCACTTTCCGAGGCCGGCGACTTCGAAGCCATCGGCGCGAAAACCAAAGAACTCGCCGAGGTGAAAGACACCCGCGACGAGCTCGAGATGGAATGGCTGGAACTCGGCGAGCAGCTCGAAGGCTAG
- a CDS encoding resuscitation-promoting factor: protein MSRQMKRINPKSTATKRAVAGSVAGAVMLGGAGTALATQKQVTVDVNGEETNVRTYAADVAGVLDSAGVEVAPEDLVYPAPGEELSNGDTVTVRTAKPVAVVIDGVAQQITSTASTVGELIDQAGVAGASAVDVDRDQPVKDGMNVAVTTPKIVALRDGGKLSYVSAAANTVGDLLAARGVTFDSDDRLNVALTDEIVPGMDIVLDRVSTTDRPETVVVEAPAEYVEDDTLDEGEEKVREQGEQGETKVIHRTVTVNGVVESEGVAEEKEVKKAKPAVIARGTKQAEESESNTGAAAPAVANGSVWDSLAQCESGGNWAINTGNGFQGGLQFTPSTWAGYGGTAYAPSAHMATREQQIAVAERVQASQGWGAWPACTASLGIR from the coding sequence ATGTCCCGTCAGATGAAGCGGATTAACCCGAAGAGCACCGCCACCAAGCGTGCAGTCGCCGGCTCAGTCGCCGGCGCCGTCATGCTCGGCGGCGCGGGCACGGCCCTTGCCACGCAGAAGCAGGTCACCGTGGACGTCAACGGCGAGGAAACCAACGTGCGCACCTACGCCGCAGACGTGGCCGGCGTGCTCGACTCTGCAGGTGTCGAGGTCGCGCCGGAGGACCTGGTTTACCCGGCGCCGGGGGAGGAGCTTTCCAACGGCGACACCGTGACCGTTCGTACCGCGAAGCCGGTCGCCGTGGTCATCGACGGGGTTGCGCAGCAGATCACCTCCACCGCCAGCACCGTCGGCGAGCTGATCGACCAGGCTGGCGTCGCCGGCGCGTCCGCCGTGGACGTGGACCGCGACCAGCCTGTAAAAGACGGCATGAACGTCGCCGTCACCACCCCGAAGATCGTGGCCCTGCGCGACGGCGGAAAGCTGTCCTACGTCTCTGCCGCCGCGAACACGGTCGGGGACCTGCTGGCCGCGCGCGGTGTGACTTTTGATTCTGACGACCGCCTCAACGTCGCGCTTACCGACGAGATTGTGCCGGGCATGGACATCGTGCTGGACCGCGTGAGCACCACCGATCGCCCGGAAACTGTCGTGGTGGAAGCTCCGGCCGAGTACGTCGAAGACGACACCCTCGACGAGGGCGAGGAGAAGGTGCGCGAGCAGGGAGAGCAAGGCGAGACCAAGGTCATCCACCGCACCGTCACCGTCAACGGCGTGGTCGAGTCTGAGGGCGTCGCTGAGGAAAAGGAAGTGAAGAAGGCGAAGCCGGCCGTCATCGCGCGCGGCACCAAGCAGGCTGAGGAAAGCGAGTCCAACACGGGCGCGGCTGCCCCGGCTGTGGCGAACGGCAGTGTGTGGGACTCCCTTGCGCAATGCGAGTCCGGCGGTAACTGGGCGATCAACACCGGCAACGGTTTCCAGGGCGGCCTGCAGTTCACTCCGTCCACGTGGGCCGGCTACGGCGGCACCGCGTACGCGCCGAGCGCGCACATGGCCACCCGTGAGCAGCAGATCGCTGTTGCCGAGCGCGTCCAGGCCTCGCAGGGCTGGGGCGCCTGGCCGGCCTGCACCGCCAGCCTGGGTATCCGCTAG
- the rsmA gene encoding 16S rRNA (adenine(1518)-N(6)/adenine(1519)-N(6))-dimethyltransferase RsmA codes for MGQSHLLGPAEIRELAAELDVTPTKKLGQNFLHDPNTVRRIVAAAELDPSDRVVEVGPGLGSLTLGLLDTVESVTALEIDPRLAGRLPATVDARAAEFADRLTVVNADALQVARADLPVGPTALVANLPYNVSVPVLLHMLAELPSIRRVLVMVQKEVADRLAAQPGSKVYGVPSVKAAFYGDVSRAGTIGKHVFWPAPNIESGLVRIDVSDSAPRDLRETVFPLVDAAFAQRRKTLRSTLAGIYGSAAAAEDALRAAGIDPGLRGEKLTVADFIRLGEARHG; via the coding sequence ATGGGGCAGTCGCACCTGCTCGGCCCGGCCGAGATCCGCGAACTGGCAGCCGAGCTCGACGTCACGCCCACCAAGAAGCTGGGCCAGAACTTCCTGCACGACCCGAACACGGTGCGCCGCATCGTCGCCGCCGCGGAGCTGGATCCCAGCGACCGGGTGGTGGAGGTCGGTCCCGGCCTCGGCTCGCTGACTCTGGGGCTGCTCGACACGGTTGAAAGTGTCACCGCGCTGGAAATCGATCCGCGTCTGGCTGGCCGCCTGCCTGCCACCGTGGACGCGCGCGCGGCCGAGTTCGCGGACCGGCTGACGGTGGTCAACGCCGACGCGCTGCAGGTTGCGCGCGCGGACCTGCCGGTCGGGCCGACGGCGCTGGTGGCAAACCTGCCCTACAACGTCTCGGTGCCGGTGCTGCTGCATATGCTGGCGGAGTTGCCGTCGATACGCAGAGTGCTTGTGATGGTGCAAAAGGAGGTCGCCGACCGCCTCGCCGCGCAGCCGGGCTCCAAGGTCTACGGCGTGCCCAGCGTCAAAGCCGCGTTCTACGGTGACGTGTCGCGCGCCGGCACGATTGGCAAGCACGTGTTCTGGCCGGCACCGAACATCGAGTCGGGGCTTGTGCGCATCGACGTTTCCGACTCCGCGCCGCGCGACCTGCGCGAAACTGTCTTTCCGCTGGTGGACGCCGCATTCGCCCAGCGCCGCAAGACGTTGCGCTCTACGCTGGCCGGCATCTACGGCTCGGCCGCGGCCGCCGAGGACGCGCTGCGCGCCGCCGGCATCGACCCGGGCCTGCGCGGGGAGAAGCTCACCGTGGCCGACTTTATCCGCCTCGGGGAGGCGCGCCATGGCTGA
- a CDS encoding 4-(cytidine 5'-diphospho)-2-C-methyl-D-erythritol kinase produces MADGQVREIVASAPGKVNLHLGVGEARTDGYHDLVSVFHAVDRREVVRLLLDGDPGDGPVVESMRTTFFVDEPDEDIDGPRNLAWRAVEAVAQRAGIELPRVRIEVDKHVFVAGGMAGGSADAAAALVAANALVAEYGEPLSPEVLHELAASLGADVPFSLMGGTALGTGRGDELVEMLSRGRLHWVFINPKIGINTGGAFSLLDDLRHGNPALVPHLDATDLSQALTSGDVARVAAALHNDLEVPALSMRPVLKRVLGVAADAGRRAVVSGSGPTVAVLCDDAGAARFAAEQLAEQFDSYEVFVAEGPDRGAVVEYMS; encoded by the coding sequence ATGGCTGACGGCCAGGTGCGCGAGATCGTCGCCTCTGCGCCGGGCAAGGTGAACCTGCATCTCGGCGTGGGTGAGGCGCGCACGGACGGCTATCACGACCTGGTCAGCGTCTTTCACGCGGTGGATCGGCGCGAGGTGGTGCGGCTGCTTCTCGACGGCGATCCCGGAGACGGGCCCGTAGTCGAATCCATGCGCACCACGTTTTTCGTGGACGAGCCGGACGAGGACATTGACGGGCCGCGCAACCTGGCGTGGCGCGCCGTCGAAGCGGTGGCGCAGCGCGCCGGGATCGAGCTGCCGCGTGTGCGCATCGAGGTGGACAAGCACGTCTTCGTCGCTGGCGGCATGGCGGGCGGGTCTGCGGACGCGGCGGCGGCGCTGGTGGCAGCCAACGCGCTAGTGGCCGAGTACGGCGAGCCGCTTTCGCCGGAGGTGCTGCACGAGCTTGCCGCATCCCTGGGTGCCGACGTCCCGTTTTCGCTGATGGGCGGCACCGCACTCGGCACCGGCCGTGGCGACGAACTGGTGGAGATGCTCTCGCGCGGCCGGCTGCACTGGGTGTTTATCAACCCGAAGATTGGCATCAACACCGGCGGCGCATTTTCGCTTCTCGACGACCTCCGGCACGGCAACCCCGCCCTCGTGCCGCATTTGGACGCCACCGACCTGTCCCAGGCGCTGACCTCCGGCGACGTGGCGCGCGTCGCCGCCGCGCTGCACAACGACCTGGAAGTGCCCGCGTTGTCGATGCGGCCGGTGCTCAAGCGCGTGCTCGGTGTAGCCGCAGACGCTGGCCGCCGCGCGGTCGTCTCCGGGTCGGGTCCCACCGTGGCCGTGCTCTGCGACGATGCCGGCGCCGCGCGGTTCGCTGCCGAGCAACTGGCGGAGCAGTTCGACAGCTACGAGGTATTCGTCGCCGAAGGCCCAGACCGAGGCGCCGTAGTCGAATATATGAGCTAA
- a CDS encoding FtsX-like permease family protein → MKPMTPTAAYRRELSVTARPFIGGIVLAAVVIGTLVGTILYVAFSTGGSSDFKAGVTNMSLIAIIPAFAGVRLAHQNFIADHRNTVQALRVLGIGRAFFTRHMLLQGACLALLASASAVVLGRLLATPLFKVILLGLNKQLPDHWGSPIDVAWSSLLVLVPLYLLGVGILNVDKVLAKTGDRGAATVGKSKSLVGLVGLVLAVVNIAAGIWCMVTTPPGPVVLIFVFTLPFLAVTLAGTFARALARWAAAAVKKVSGWSAPALGIRSSETVGTTSRVGLATALVAIPLAGFTGAQTALWAANYVGSQNFQTVPVVVGQDFRLLEAQEADGVCEEIGDDCRGVVYWQPSDFESAGETSVPMEKANDYSLAGSNDHVIGQLLSPAAPVKAHSPFYPDFMVPFSGISSESPVEPEWGLPVVAESASAPDHLRVESAQDWVRHVDMDSQIMYGPHGDGTAGFVPTAAYTLLAICLVLAVSVMGKRANLHEFFSPLRLLGRTEGGIQRAEFWAILFPYCVAMLTALLVGIWYTVAVHVAVSAYPGALLPYLPPGLWVLFVLVFLGTSATAFLPTPDKDERGADAP, encoded by the coding sequence ATGAAGCCCATGACTCCCACCGCCGCCTACCGGAGAGAGCTGTCGGTGACGGCGCGCCCCTTCATCGGGGGAATCGTACTGGCTGCGGTAGTAATAGGCACGCTCGTCGGCACCATCCTTTACGTCGCATTCTCGACTGGCGGAAGCAGCGACTTCAAGGCCGGCGTGACGAATATGAGCCTGATTGCGATCATCCCGGCATTCGCCGGGGTCCGGTTGGCGCATCAGAATTTTATCGCTGACCACCGAAATACCGTGCAAGCGCTGCGGGTTCTCGGCATAGGCAGGGCGTTTTTCACCAGGCACATGCTCCTGCAAGGGGCGTGCCTGGCGCTTCTGGCAAGCGCTTCGGCGGTCGTGTTGGGACGGTTGTTAGCGACGCCGCTTTTCAAGGTGATTCTGCTAGGGCTCAACAAGCAGCTGCCAGATCACTGGGGCTCGCCCATTGACGTTGCCTGGTCGTCACTGCTGGTCTTAGTCCCCCTGTACCTCCTCGGCGTGGGGATTCTCAACGTCGACAAGGTGCTGGCCAAAACCGGGGATCGGGGAGCGGCGACAGTAGGTAAGTCCAAATCCTTGGTGGGGCTGGTTGGCCTAGTGCTCGCAGTGGTCAATATTGCCGCGGGTATCTGGTGTATGGTGACAACTCCGCCAGGGCCTGTCGTGTTGATATTCGTCTTCACCTTGCCGTTCCTCGCTGTCACACTTGCCGGCACCTTCGCCCGGGCGCTAGCTCGCTGGGCAGCTGCAGCGGTCAAAAAGGTGAGCGGATGGTCGGCACCCGCGCTAGGCATCCGCTCCTCCGAAACCGTCGGGACGACCTCGAGGGTGGGGCTTGCTACCGCGCTCGTAGCCATTCCGCTGGCAGGCTTCACGGGCGCACAGACCGCGTTATGGGCGGCAAATTACGTAGGCTCCCAGAATTTCCAAACGGTCCCAGTCGTCGTTGGCCAAGATTTTCGCCTACTGGAAGCGCAGGAAGCAGACGGTGTATGTGAGGAGATCGGCGATGACTGCCGTGGGGTGGTCTACTGGCAGCCTTCGGACTTCGAATCCGCGGGGGAGACTTCCGTACCGATGGAGAAGGCGAATGACTATTCTCTGGCCGGATCGAATGACCACGTGATAGGGCAGCTACTCTCGCCCGCGGCGCCGGTGAAAGCTCACAGCCCCTTCTACCCAGACTTCATGGTGCCGTTCTCCGGTATTTCTAGCGAGTCTCCGGTTGAACCGGAATGGGGGCTTCCCGTGGTCGCCGAATCGGCTAGCGCACCGGATCATCTCCGGGTGGAGTCCGCGCAGGATTGGGTACGGCATGTGGATATGGATAGCCAGATCATGTACGGGCCCCACGGCGACGGAACCGCCGGCTTCGTCCCCACCGCGGCCTACACTCTGCTGGCGATCTGCCTGGTCCTCGCGGTCTCTGTGATGGGCAAGCGGGCCAATTTGCATGAGTTCTTCTCACCACTGCGTCTTCTGGGCCGTACCGAAGGCGGGATCCAACGAGCAGAGTTCTGGGCAATCCTCTTTCCGTACTGTGTTGCCATGCTGACAGCGCTCCTAGTGGGCATCTGGTACACGGTCGCCGTCCATGTCGCAGTCTCGGCGTACCCGGGGGCGCTGCTGCCTTACCTTCCCCCAGGGCTATGGGTGCTCTTTGTCCTCGTCTTCTTAGGCACGAGTGCGACTGCCTTTTTGCCGACTCCAGACAAGGACGAGCGTGGCGCAGATGCGCCCTAG
- a CDS encoding ATP-binding cassette domain-containing protein produces the protein MVEIVWNKISFRYSKYGPYILRDAALSLSRPGIYEVRGPSGSGKSTVLDLLAGLRSPSEGRVTIDGKRFGKGAAKKLTSWRATHVGYAPQAPTLLPSLSCRENLELAVHVAGRGLDAQGREELLGTLGMQPFTEALPAELSGGQRQRVAVAQALASQPDLVLMDEPVSALDGANVTVVEDLLRQSAKRGAIVVYCSHRELFDGQAKTLLQMGA, from the coding sequence ATGGTCGAAATAGTTTGGAATAAAATCTCTTTTCGATACTCGAAATATGGGCCATATATTCTGCGGGATGCCGCGCTGTCGTTGTCACGGCCTGGCATCTACGAAGTCCGGGGCCCATCGGGAAGCGGTAAATCCACGGTTCTGGATCTGTTAGCCGGTCTGCGCTCACCCAGTGAAGGCAGAGTAACCATCGACGGTAAACGGTTCGGAAAGGGCGCGGCCAAGAAGCTAACCTCGTGGCGGGCCACGCACGTCGGGTACGCACCACAGGCACCGACCCTCCTGCCTAGCCTCAGCTGCCGGGAGAACCTCGAGCTGGCAGTTCACGTCGCCGGACGGGGCCTCGACGCCCAGGGCAGGGAAGAGCTGCTTGGCACGTTGGGCATGCAGCCTTTCACAGAAGCCCTGCCGGCGGAGCTATCCGGGGGTCAACGCCAGCGCGTTGCGGTGGCCCAGGCACTAGCTTCCCAACCGGACTTGGTGCTCATGGATGAGCCCGTCAGCGCGCTTGATGGAGCGAATGTCACCGTGGTCGAGGACTTGTTGCGCCAGTCGGCGAAGCGGGGAGCGATAGTGGTCTATTGCTCCCACCGTGAGCTTTTCGACGGGCAGGCAAAAACGCTGCTGCAGATGGGGGCATAG
- a CDS encoding exonuclease domain-containing protein has protein sequence MFEFSHIHGIDRGDVEGAPSWFDIADAIVEFVGDAPVYAHNATFDAAVWRCLDRYYFTGTYPEQFYCTLRMSQRLLPHLVDHRLPTVAEYCAPVFALNHHQADSDALACAHIVAPAAAQPRAARVAACVR, from the coding sequence TTGTTCGAGTTCAGCCACATCCACGGCATCGACCGCGGCGACGTGGAAGGCGCGCCGAGCTGGTTCGACATCGCCGACGCGATCGTGGAGTTCGTTGGCGACGCACCGGTGTACGCCCACAACGCCACCTTCGACGCGGCTGTGTGGCGATGCCTGGACCGCTACTACTTCACGGGCACCTATCCCGAGCAGTTCTACTGCACGTTGCGCATGAGCCAGCGCCTTTTGCCGCACCTTGTCGACCACCGCCTGCCCACCGTCGCCGAGTACTGCGCGCCAGTCTTTGCGCTCAACCACCACCAGGCGGATTCGGACGCGTTGGCCTGCGCCCACATCGTCGCCCCAGCTGCAGCGCAGCCGAGGGCTGCACGAGTTGCTGCCTGCGTAAGATGA